From the Hevea brasiliensis isolate MT/VB/25A 57/8 chromosome 15, ASM3005281v1, whole genome shotgun sequence genome, one window contains:
- the LOC110632330 gene encoding pentatricopeptide repeat-containing protein At2g03880, mitochondrial has translation MRKSTGFAIKSFFFLSYHTSSCILPIPSSSLLHEFTQFCYQRNLPRAMEAMDAMHKHGIWADSITYSELIKCCWARGAVEQGKRVHKHLFSSGHQPKTFLINVLMSMYVKFNMLDDARALFDQMPERNFVSWTTMISAYANAKLNDKALEFLISMLREGVKPNMFTYSSVLRACDGLANLRQLHANIIKSGLESDIYVRSALIDIYSKWDQSENALRVFNEMATEDLVVWNSIIAGFAQNSDGDEALNLFKRMKRAGFLADQATLTSVLRACTGLALLELGRQVHVHVFKYDQDLILNNALLDMYCKCGSLEDANTVFTRMMVKDVISWSTMIAGLAQNGYSREALRLFESMKASGTKPNHITILGVLFACSHAGLLEAGWYYFRSMKKLFGVDPGREHYSCMIDLLGRAGKLNDAVELINEIECGPDAVTWRTLLGACRVHRNVDLAVYAAKQILRLYPQDAGTYILLSNIYANTQRWDDVTQIRRTMNDMGIRKEPGCSWVEVNKQIHAFILGDNSHPQLDEINQQLNQLIHKLKGLGYVPDTNFVLQDLEGEEQREHSLQYHSEKLALVFGLMSLPKEQTIRIRKNLRICGDCHLFAKLVAKMEHHIIVIRDPIRYHHFRDGVCSCGDYW, from the coding sequence ATGCGTAAATCAACCGGCTTCGCTATCAAATCCTTTTTCTTTCTCTCCTATCATACGTCGTCCTGCATTTTGCCCATCCCATCTTCGTCCTTACTTCATGAATTCACCCAGTTTTGCTATCAACGAAACCTGCCTAGGGCCATGGAAGCCATGGACGCAATGCATAAACATGGAATTTGGGCTGACTCTATCACCTATTCTGAGCTCATCAAGTGCTGCTGGGCCCGCGGTGCCGTTGAACAGGGAAAACGCGTCCATAAGCACCTTTTCTCTAGTGGACACCAGCCTAAAACTTTTCTCATCAATGTTTTAATGAGTATGTATGTTAAATTTAATATGTTAGATGATGCACGGGCGTTGTTCGACCAAATGCCTGAAAGAAATTTTGTGTCTTGGACCACGATGATATCAGCTTACGCTAATGCTAAGCTCAACGACAAGGCCTTGGAGTTTCTGATTTCGATGCTTAGGGAAGGTGTGAAGCCAAATATGTTCACCTATTCTTCCGTTTTGAGGGCATGCGACGGATTGGCTAATCTTAGGCAGCTCCATGCTAATATAATAAAGAGTGGGTTAGAGTCTGATATCTACGTTAGGAGTGCTCTTATTGATATATATTCGAAATGGGACCAGTCAGAGAATGCGTTGCGCGTTTTCAATGAGATGGCGACAGAAGATTTGGTTGTTTGGAACTCTATTATTGCTGGGTTTGCTCAAAACAGTGATGGCGATGAAGCTTTAAATCTTTTCAAGAGAATGAAGCGAGCTGGTTTTCTAGCTGATCAAGCAACGCTGACGAGTGTCTTGAGAGCCTGTACTGGGTTAGCGCTGTTAGAATTGGGGAGACAAGTTCATGTTCATGTCTTCAAGTATGATCAAGATTTGATCCTAAATAATGCTCTTTTGGATATGTATTGCAAGTGTGGCAGTCTGGAAGATGCCAACACTGTTTTCACTCGGATGATGGTGAAGGATGTAATCTCTTGGAGTACCATGATTGCAGGGTTGGCGCAAAATGGTTACAGCAGGGAGGCATTGAGGTTGTTTGAGTCCATGAAAGCTTCAGGGACAAAACCAAACCACATTACCATTCTGGGAGTGCTATTTGCTTGCAGCCATGCTGGGCTTCTAGAAGCTGGCTGGTACTATTTCCGATCTATGAAGAAGCTTTTTGGGGTCGATCCAGGAAGGGAACACTACAGTTGCATGATTGATCTTCTTGGAAGAGCAGGGAAACTTAATGATGCAGTGGAGTTGATAAATGAAATAGAATGTGGACCAGATGCTGTGACATGGAGAACTTTGCTTGGTGCATGCAGGGTGCACCGGAATGTGGATCTGGCTGTATACGCTGCCAAACAAATTCTAAGGCTGTATCCTCAAGATGCAGGAACCTACATACTGTTGTCTAATATTTATGCAAATACTCAAAGGTGGGATGATGTTACACAAATTAGGAGGACCATGAATGACATGGGAATTAGGAAAGAACCAGGATGTAGCTGGGTTGAAGTGAATAAGCAGAttcatgcattcattttaggagaCAATTCACATCCTCAACTCGATGAGATCAACCAACAGCTGAACCAGTTGATTCATAAGCTTAAGGGACTGGGTTATGTTCCAGACACAAATTTTGTCTTGCAAGATCTTGAAGGGGAAGAGCAAAGAGAACACTCCCTGCAATACCACAGTGAGAAACTCGCACTTGTATTTGGTTTGATGAGTTTGCCCAAAGAGCAAACTATTAGGATCAGAAAAAACCTCAGGATATGTGGAGACTGTCATCTCTTTGCTAAACTTGTAGCAAAGATGGAGCATCATATTATTGTGATCAGAGATCCCATCAGATACCATCATTTTCGAGATGGGGTTTGTTCTTGTGGAGATTATTGGTAA
- the LOC110632291 gene encoding expansin-A20, with product MDALKALVLYLIMLQTSKITATNATDEEWKTATATYTKDKEGSITIEGACGYGDLHRATYGKYSAGLSSMLFNKGSTCGACFEVRCVDHILWCLQGSPSIILTATDFCPPNYGLSADYGGWCNFPKEHFEMSEAAFTEIAERKADIIPVQYRRVKCERKGGLRFTASGSFHFYQVLITNVGLDGEVVAVKVKGSRTGWIPMARNWGQIWQSNVHLIGQPLSFEVTTSSGRTLTSYNVAPANWQFDQTFQGKQF from the exons ATGGATGCTCTTAAAGCCTTGGTTCTGTACTTGATCATGTTACAGACAAGCAAGATCACTGCCACTAATGCCACTGATGAGGAATGGAAGACGGCTACTGCAACTTACACCAAAGATAAAGAAGGGTCAATCACTATAG AAGGAGCTTGTGGGTATGGTGATCTTCACAGAGCCACCTATGGTAAGTACAGTGCTGGATTGAGTAGCATGTTGTTCAACAAAGGGAGTACCTGTGGAGCTTGCTTTGAGGTCAGATGTGTAGATCACATCCTATGGTGCCTGCAAGGTAGCCCCTCTATCATTCTCACTGCCACAGATTTCTGTCCTCCAAATTACGGGCTTTCAGCAGATTATGGTGGCTGGTGCAATTTCCCCAAAGAACATTTTGAGATGTCAGAGGCAGCATTCACTGAAATTGCTGAAAGAAAAGCCGATATTATTCCAGTTCAGTACAGGAG GGTGAAGTGTGAGAGGAAGGGTGGGCTGAGATTCACAGCGAGTGGCAGTTTTCACTTCTATCAGGTCCTCATTACCAATGTAGGATTAGATGGTGAAGTGGTTGCAGTGAAAGTGAAGGGATCAAGAACAGGATGGATACCTATGGCAAGAAACTGGGGCCAGATCTGGCAATCAAATGTCCACCTTATTGGACAGCCTCTTTCTTTTGAAGTCACTACTAGCAGCGGAAGAACACTCACATCTTACAATGTTGCACCAGCAAACTGGCAATTTGATCAAACATTCCAGGGCAAACAATTCTAG
- the LOC110632292 gene encoding protein THYLAKOID ASSEMBLY 8-like, chloroplastic, translating into MVTSSIAATSIPPAKTFLWRRTSMTVNAKGRGDNRKPLQKGRNLSIEAIQAVQALKRSYYNSNQSHSFRHVFRSKFSRLLKLDMLAVLRELLRQNHCLLALQVFEDIRKEYWYKPQLSLYNDMIQVMASNGYLKQVEVLCIYLKTESNLLGETEGFSALMTTLINFKLTRLSMECYDFMKALGYEPDRPTFRMLINGLESIGESGASTILRQDAQNYYGESLDFLEEDEDEMTTSNSSDENLLECH; encoded by the exons ATGGTGACGTCATCGATAGCAGCAACATCCATTCCACCGGCTAAAACATTTCTATGGAGAAGAACAAGCATGACTGTGAATGCGAAAGGCAGAGGTGACAATCGAAAGCCCTTGCAGAAAGGCAGGAACCTCAGCATCGAAGCTATTCAGGCTGTCCAGGCTTTGAAAAGATCCTACTACAATTCCAATCAATCCCATTCTTTCCGCCATGTTTTCCGCTCCAAGTTCAGCCGCTTGTTGAAGCTCGATATGTTGGCCGTTCTCCGGGAACTCCTCCGCCAGAATCACTGCCTTTTGGCCCTCCAG GTTTTTGAAGATATTCGAAAGGAATACTGGTATAAGCCCCAGCTCTCTTTGTATAATGATATGATTCAAGTGATGGCAAGTAATGGGTATTTAAAGCAAGTTGAAGTTCTTTGCATTTACTTGAAAACAGAAAGTAATTTACTTGGTGAGACTGAGGGATTTAGTGCTCTGATGACAACATTGATAAATTTTAAACTAACCAGACTTTCCATGGAGTGCTATGATTTCATGAAAGCTCTAGGATATGAACCTGACAGGCCAACCTTCCGAATGCTCATAAATGGTTTGGAATCAATAGGTGAATCTGGTGCTTCAACTATTTTAAGGCAGGATGCACAAAATTATTATGGTGAATCTCTGGATTTCTTAGAGGAGGATGAGGATGAGATGACAACAAGCAATAGCTCTGATG AGAACCTCTTGGAGTGTCATTGA
- the LOC110632325 gene encoding uncharacterized protein LOC110632325, with amino-acid sequence MSLRIKAVVDKFVQELKEALDADIQDRIMKEREMQSYIEEREREVAEREAAWKAELSRREAEIARQEARLKMEKENLEKEKSVLMGTASNQDNQDGALEITVSGEKYRCLRFAKAKK; translated from the exons ATGTCGCTGAGGATTAAGGCGGTGGTAGACAAGTTCGTTCAGGAGCTAAAGGAAGCTCTAGATGCCGATATTCAAGATAGAATCATGAAGGAGAGAGAGATGCAGAGTTATATTGAAGAACGAGAACGCGAAGTCGCCGAGCGCGAAGCTGCTTGGAAGGCTGAGCTTTCTCGTCGCGag GCAGAGATTGCTCGCCAAGAAGCAAGGCTgaagatggaaaaagaaaatcttgagaaggAGAAAAGTGTTCTAATGGGAACTGCATCAAATCAGGATAATCAGGATGGAGCTCTTGAAATCACTGTAAGTGGCGAAAAGTATCGATGCCTAAGGTTTGCAAAGGCAAAGAAATAG
- the LOC110632253 gene encoding damage-control phosphatase At2g17340-like isoform X1 has protein sequence MESSSELVPFPLLMTPITSNYRACTIPYRFPSDNPRKPTTTELQWIDLFYSSIPSFKKRAESDTTVADAPAKAQKFAQWYSEILEDLKKDPENHGGPSDCILLCRLREQVLRELGFRDIQKSQEDEENAKAISIFEDVVRLNDAIEDGTRRLENLVKGIFAGNIFDLGSAQLAEVFSRDRMSFLASCQNLVSRPWVFDDLDTFKVKWSKKSWKKAVIFVDNSGADIILGILPFARELLRPGTQVVLAANSLPSINDVTYPELIEFISKWKDGSGKPVAVDTSNLLIANSGNDLPVIDLASVSQELAYLSSDADLIILEGMGCGIETNLYAQFKCDSLKIGMVKHPEVAQFLGGRLYDCVFKYNEVLS, from the exons ATGGAAAGCTCATCGGAATTGGTACCTTTCCCGTTGTTAATGACGCCAATCACATCCAACTATAGAGCTTGCACTATTCCTTATAGGTTTCCCTCTGATAATCCCAGAAAGCCTACTACTACTGAGCTTCAATGGATCGACCTCTTCTACAGTTCCATCCCTTCCTTCAA GAAACGTGCTGAAAGTGATACTACAGTTGCGGATGCTCCTGCTAAAGCTCAAAAGTTTGCTCAATG GTATTCTGAGATCCTTGAGGACTTGAAGAAAGATCCTGAAAATCATGGTGGTCCCTCTGATTGCATT CTTCTGTGCAGACTGAGGGAGCAAGTACTAAGAGAATTGGGGTTTAGAGACATTCAAAAAAGTCAAG AGGATGAAGAGAATGCAAAAGCTATATCTATATTTGAGGATGTTGTTCGTCTTAATGACGCTATTGAAGATGGAACCCGGCGTCTAGAGAATCTGGTTAAAGGAATATTTGCAGGAAACATATTTGACCTTGGTTCTGCACAG CTTGCTGAGGTTTTTTCAAGGGATAGAATGTCATTTTTGGCTAGTTGTCAAAATCTTGTTTCTCGACCTTGGGTTTTTGATGATTTAGACACCTTCAAAGTGAAATGGAGCAAGAAATCTTGGAAAAAG GCTGTGATCTTTGTTGATAATTCTGGTGCAGATATAATTTTGGGTATTTTGCCCTTTGCAAGGGAGCTGCTCCGACCTGGAACTCAG GTAGTGTTGGCTGCTAATAGCTTGCCTTCTATTAATGATGTCACATACCCTGAACTGATAGAGTTTATATCAAAG TGGAAAGATGGAAGTGGAAAGCCCGTGGCTGTCGATACCTCTAATCTTTTGATTGCCAATTCTGGAAATGATTTGCCA GTTATTGATCTTGCAAGCGTATCGCAAGAGCTAGCTTATTTATCTAGTGATGCAGACCTCATAATATTGGAAGGAATG GGTTGTGGGATAGAGACCAATCTTTATGCTCAGTTTAAGTGTGATTCTCTCAAGATTGGAATG GTGAAACATCCAGAGGTTGCTCAGTTTCTTGGAGGACGGCTTTATGATTGCGTTTTCAAGTACAATGAAGTTTTGAGTTAA
- the LOC110632253 gene encoding damage-control phosphatase At2g17340-like isoform X2, with product MESSSELVPFPLLMTPITSNYRACTIPYRFPSDNPRKPTTTELQWIDLFYSSIPSFKKRAESDTTVADAPAKAQKFAQWYSEILEDLKKDPENHGGPSDCILLCRLREQVLRELGFRDIQKSQEDEENAKAISIFEDVVRLNDAIEDGTRRLENLVKGIFAGNIFDLGSAQLAEVFSRDRMSFLASCQNLVSRPWVFDDLDTFKVKWSKKSWKKAVIFVDNSGADIILGILPFARELLRPGTQVVLAANSLPSINDVTYPELIEFISKWKDGSGKPVAVDTSNLLIANSGNDLPVIDLASVSQELAYLSSDADLIILEGMVKHPEVAQFLGGRLYDCVFKYNEVLS from the exons ATGGAAAGCTCATCGGAATTGGTACCTTTCCCGTTGTTAATGACGCCAATCACATCCAACTATAGAGCTTGCACTATTCCTTATAGGTTTCCCTCTGATAATCCCAGAAAGCCTACTACTACTGAGCTTCAATGGATCGACCTCTTCTACAGTTCCATCCCTTCCTTCAA GAAACGTGCTGAAAGTGATACTACAGTTGCGGATGCTCCTGCTAAAGCTCAAAAGTTTGCTCAATG GTATTCTGAGATCCTTGAGGACTTGAAGAAAGATCCTGAAAATCATGGTGGTCCCTCTGATTGCATT CTTCTGTGCAGACTGAGGGAGCAAGTACTAAGAGAATTGGGGTTTAGAGACATTCAAAAAAGTCAAG AGGATGAAGAGAATGCAAAAGCTATATCTATATTTGAGGATGTTGTTCGTCTTAATGACGCTATTGAAGATGGAACCCGGCGTCTAGAGAATCTGGTTAAAGGAATATTTGCAGGAAACATATTTGACCTTGGTTCTGCACAG CTTGCTGAGGTTTTTTCAAGGGATAGAATGTCATTTTTGGCTAGTTGTCAAAATCTTGTTTCTCGACCTTGGGTTTTTGATGATTTAGACACCTTCAAAGTGAAATGGAGCAAGAAATCTTGGAAAAAG GCTGTGATCTTTGTTGATAATTCTGGTGCAGATATAATTTTGGGTATTTTGCCCTTTGCAAGGGAGCTGCTCCGACCTGGAACTCAG GTAGTGTTGGCTGCTAATAGCTTGCCTTCTATTAATGATGTCACATACCCTGAACTGATAGAGTTTATATCAAAG TGGAAAGATGGAAGTGGAAAGCCCGTGGCTGTCGATACCTCTAATCTTTTGATTGCCAATTCTGGAAATGATTTGCCA GTTATTGATCTTGCAAGCGTATCGCAAGAGCTAGCTTATTTATCTAGTGATGCAGACCTCATAATATTGGAAGGAATG GTGAAACATCCAGAGGTTGCTCAGTTTCTTGGAGGACGGCTTTATGATTGCGTTTTCAAGTACAATGAAGTTTTGAGTTAA
- the LOC110632253 gene encoding damage-control phosphatase At2g17340-like isoform X3 has translation MLLCRLREQVLRELGFRDIQKSQEDEENAKAISIFEDVVRLNDAIEDGTRRLENLVKGIFAGNIFDLGSAQLAEVFSRDRMSFLASCQNLVSRPWVFDDLDTFKVKWSKKSWKKAVIFVDNSGADIILGILPFARELLRPGTQVVLAANSLPSINDVTYPELIEFISKWKDGSGKPVAVDTSNLLIANSGNDLPVIDLASVSQELAYLSSDADLIILEGMGCGIETNLYAQFKCDSLKIGMVKHPEVAQFLGGRLYDCVFKYNEVLS, from the exons ATG CTTCTGTGCAGACTGAGGGAGCAAGTACTAAGAGAATTGGGGTTTAGAGACATTCAAAAAAGTCAAG AGGATGAAGAGAATGCAAAAGCTATATCTATATTTGAGGATGTTGTTCGTCTTAATGACGCTATTGAAGATGGAACCCGGCGTCTAGAGAATCTGGTTAAAGGAATATTTGCAGGAAACATATTTGACCTTGGTTCTGCACAG CTTGCTGAGGTTTTTTCAAGGGATAGAATGTCATTTTTGGCTAGTTGTCAAAATCTTGTTTCTCGACCTTGGGTTTTTGATGATTTAGACACCTTCAAAGTGAAATGGAGCAAGAAATCTTGGAAAAAG GCTGTGATCTTTGTTGATAATTCTGGTGCAGATATAATTTTGGGTATTTTGCCCTTTGCAAGGGAGCTGCTCCGACCTGGAACTCAG GTAGTGTTGGCTGCTAATAGCTTGCCTTCTATTAATGATGTCACATACCCTGAACTGATAGAGTTTATATCAAAG TGGAAAGATGGAAGTGGAAAGCCCGTGGCTGTCGATACCTCTAATCTTTTGATTGCCAATTCTGGAAATGATTTGCCA GTTATTGATCTTGCAAGCGTATCGCAAGAGCTAGCTTATTTATCTAGTGATGCAGACCTCATAATATTGGAAGGAATG GGTTGTGGGATAGAGACCAATCTTTATGCTCAGTTTAAGTGTGATTCTCTCAAGATTGGAATG GTGAAACATCCAGAGGTTGCTCAGTTTCTTGGAGGACGGCTTTATGATTGCGTTTTCAAGTACAATGAAGTTTTGAGTTAA
- the LOC110632254 gene encoding cysteine protease XCP1, whose product MALSFSNISILTFLASLFICSVVAHDFSIVGYSPEHLTSMEKLSELFESWMSKHVKIYRSIEEKLHRFEVFKVNLKHIDNRNRDVTTYWLGLNEFADLTHEEFKSKYLGLNTDLPRKGTSGGFSYRDVVDLPKSVDWRKKGAVTPVKNQGSCGSCWAFSTVAAVEGINQIVTGNLTSLSEQELIDCDTAFNSGCNGGLMDYAFEYIVNNGGLHKEEDYPYLMEEGTCEEKREEMEAVTISGYHDVPQNDEESLLKALAHQPLSVAIEASGRDFQFCSGGVFSGPCGTDLDHGVAAVGYGSSKGLDYIIVKNSWGPKWGEKGYIRMKRNTGKPEGLCGINKMASYPTKKK is encoded by the exons ATGGCTCTCTCATTTTCAAACATTTCCATTCTTACCTTTTTAGCATCTCTCTTCATCTGTTCAGTTGTAGCTCATGATTTTTCCATCGTTGGTTACTCGCCAGAGCACCTGACTTCCATGGAGAAACTCAGTGagctatttgaatcatggatGTCTAAACATGTCAAGATCTACAGAAGCATTGAAGAGAAGCTACACCGGTTTGAGGTTTTCAAAGTTAATTTGAAGCACATTGATAATAGAAACAGGGATGTTACTACCTACTGGCTTGGACTGAATGAATTTGCTGACCTTACCCATGAAGAGTTCAAGAGCAAATACTTGGGATTGAACACAGACTTACCAAGGAAAGGAACTTCCGGAGGCTTCAGTTACAGAGATGTCGTCGACTTACCCAAATCTGTCGATTGGAGAAAGAAAGGAGCTGTCACTCCAGTTAAGAACCAGGGTTCATGTGGTAGCTGTTGGGCATTCTCGACAGTTGCTGCTGTGGAGGGCATAAACCAGATTGTAACAGGAAACCTAACTTCACTTTCCGAGCAAGAGTTGATTGATTGTGACACTGCATTCAATAGTGGCTGCAATGGAGGCCTCATGGACTATGCATTTGAATACATAGTAAACAATGGAGGACTTCACAAGGAGGAAGACTATCCATATCTCATGGAAGAAGGCACTTGTGAAGAAAAGAGG GAAGAGATGGAGGCAGTGACTATCAGTGGTTACCATGATGTGCCACAGAATGATGAAGAAAGTCTCCTGAAGGCACTAGCTCACCAACCTCTTAGCGTAGCTATTGAGGCTTCTGGGAGAGATTTCCAATTCTGTAGCGGG GGGGTGTTCAGTGGACCGTGTGGAACAGATCTAGATCATGGAGTAGCAGCAGTTGGATACGGATCATCAAAAGGGCTAGATTACATCATTGTGAAGAACTCCTGGGGACCAAAATGGGGTGAAAAGGGCTACATAAGAATGAAGAGAAACACAGGAAAACCAGAAGGGCTCTGCGGCATCAACAAAATGGCTTCTTACCCTACCAAAAAGAAGTGA
- the LOC110632331 gene encoding uncharacterized protein LOC110632331 isoform X1: protein MTSIIQTFHKACTSSHGLPLSHTDSSSQDQGLRRRLSSLSLKIHPITSPATSWSFPRSKSMSSVGEYAGSSIRKWWDWGWSWILSRKPVFAKDLEMNEEETRILGCQNKGSWRHVFYKARSEIRKIVRSNDKVGLPQTYSLLGCNCIHTPLLHILLKACVGFPSQPAGERISTGDSALYKVGFCQV, encoded by the exons ATGACCTCCATTATCCAGACCTTCCACAAGGCATGCACATCAAGCCATGGTCTCCCACTCTCCCATACTGACTCATCCTCCCAAGATCAAGGCCTCCGCCGAAGGCTTTCCTCTCTATCCCTCAAAATCCACCCCATTACTTCCCCTGCAACTTCCTGGTCTTTCCCGCGATCCAAATCTATGTCTTCTGTGGGAGAATATGCAGGAAGCTCCATCAGGAAATGGTGGGATTGGGGTTGGTCTTGGATCCTCTCAAGAAAGCCTGTTTTCGCTAAAGATCTTGAAATGAATGAAGAAGAAACTAGGATTCTTGGTTGCCAAAACAAAGGAAGCTGGAGACATGTGTTCTACAAAGCTAGATCAGAGATTAGAAAGATTGTGAGATCTAATGACAAAGTTGGCCTTCCTCAAACTTACAG CTTATTGGGCTGTAATTGCATACATACACCATTGTTACATATCCTGCTAAAGGCCTGTGTTGGTTTTCCTAGTCAGCCGGCCGGTGAACGGATTTCAACCGGTGACTCTGCTTTGTATAAGGTGGGGTTTTGCCAAGTTTGA
- the LOC110632331 gene encoding uncharacterized protein LOC110632331 isoform X2, with protein sequence MTSIIQTFHKACTSSHGLPLSHTDSSSQDQGLRRRLSSLSLKIHPITSPATSWSFPRSKSMSSVGEYAGSSIRKWWDWGWSWILSRKPVFAKDLEMNEEETRILGCQNKGSWRHVFYKARSEIRKIVRSNDKVGLPQTYSQPAGERISTGDSALYKVGFCQV encoded by the exons ATGACCTCCATTATCCAGACCTTCCACAAGGCATGCACATCAAGCCATGGTCTCCCACTCTCCCATACTGACTCATCCTCCCAAGATCAAGGCCTCCGCCGAAGGCTTTCCTCTCTATCCCTCAAAATCCACCCCATTACTTCCCCTGCAACTTCCTGGTCTTTCCCGCGATCCAAATCTATGTCTTCTGTGGGAGAATATGCAGGAAGCTCCATCAGGAAATGGTGGGATTGGGGTTGGTCTTGGATCCTCTCAAGAAAGCCTGTTTTCGCTAAAGATCTTGAAATGAATGAAGAAGAAACTAGGATTCTTGGTTGCCAAAACAAAGGAAGCTGGAGACATGTGTTCTACAAAGCTAGATCAGAGATTAGAAAGATTGTGAGATCTAATGACAAAGTTGGCCTTCCTCAAACTTACAG TCAGCCGGCCGGTGAACGGATTTCAACCGGTGACTCTGCTTTGTATAAGGTGGGGTTTTGCCAAGTTTGA
- the LOC110632303 gene encoding LOW QUALITY PROTEIN: transcription termination factor MTERF6, chloroplastic/mitochondrial (The sequence of the model RefSeq protein was modified relative to this genomic sequence to represent the inferred CDS: deleted 1 base in 1 codon), translating to MSRRLLVEEDKAFLFLFAVDYPKFSMAVHLMVLVIPNRKLFAFARSLGNMELASTSNASSILWFFRDRGFDDKSIHELFRKCKRLEDIQKERASENWSYLKSIGIQERRLPYVISKCPKILTLGLNEKLIPMVECLATLATKRREVASAITKFPHILSHSLEEKLCPLLAFFQALGVPEKQLGKIILLNPRLISYSINPKLTEIVDFLAGLGLNKDGMIGKVLVKHPFIMGYSVDKRLRPTLEFMKSVGLTELNLQTVVMNFPEVLCRDVNKSLQPNLTYLKRCGFEDRQIAAIVTGYPLILIKSIRNSLEPRIKFLVEVMGRQIDEAADYPSFFQHSLKKTVESRHKLLKQKKVECSLREMLDCNQKKFLMKFGLD from the exons ATGAGCCGGCGGCTCTTGGTTGAAGAAGATAAggcttttctttttctatttgctGTTGATTACCCAAAATTTTCCATGGCTGTGCACCTTATGGTTCTGGTCATTCCCAAT AGAAAGCTCTTTGCTTTTGCTCGCTCGCTAG GAAATATGGAACTGGCCAGCACTTCAAATGCTAGTAGCATTTTGTGGTTCTTCAGGGATAGAGGTTTTGATGATAAGAGCATTCATGAATTGTTTAGAAAGTGCAAGCGCCTCGAGGACATTCAAAAGGAAAGAGCATCTGAAAATTGGTCTTACCTGAAAAGCATTGGCATTCAAGAGAGAAGGCTTCCTTATGTTATTTCGAAGTGCCCCAAAATCCTTACTCTAGGCCTCAACGAGAAGCTCATCCCAATGGTTGAATGCCTTGCTACACTAGCCACAAAACGACGTGAAGTTGCTTCTGCCATAACCAAGTTCCCTCACATACTTTCTCATAGTCTTGAAGAGAAGCTTTGCCCACTTTTGGCATTCTTTCAGGCACTAGGTGTTCCTGAAAAGCAACTTGGCAAGATTATATTGCTCAACCCACGGCTAATTAGTTACAGCATTAATCCCAAGCTAACAGAGATTGTGGACTTTCTTGCTGGTCTTGGCCTTAACAAGGACGGAATGATTGGTAAAGTCCTGGTGAAACACCCCTTCATAATGGGTTATAGTGTCGACAAAAGACTACGTCCTACGTTGGAGTTTATGAAGTCTGTTGGCCTGACAGAGTTGAATCTTCAAACAGTGGTCATGAACTTCCCTGAAGTTTTGTGTAGAGATGTGAACAAGAGCCTGCAGCCCAATCTAACTTATTTAAAGAGATGTGGATTTGAGGATCGACAAATAGCAGCTATCGTGACTGGTTATCCCCTTATTCTGATCAAGAGTATTAGAAATTCTTTGGAACCTAGGATCAAATTTTTGGTAGAAGTAATGGGGAGACAAATTGATGAAGCTGCTGATTATCCCAGCTTCTTTCAGCACAGTTTGAAGAAGACTGTGGAGTCTAGGCACAAACTTTTGAAACAGAAAAAAGTAGAATGTAGCTTGAGAGAGATGCTGGATTGTAATCAAAAGAAGTTCTTAATGAAGTTTGGTTTAGACtag